ACAAGACTTACGACGAATCCTCATTCCGCGTCCTCAAGGGGCTCGAACCGGTCCGCGAACGACCGGGCATGTACACCCGCACCGACTCCCCCGCCCACATCATCCAGGAGGTGATCGACAACGCCGCCGACGAGGCGCTCGCCGGTCAGGCCAAGCGGATTTCGGTCACCGTCTATCGCGACGGCGCGATCACGGTGGCGGACGACGGGCGCGGCATTCCGGTCGGACTGCATCCGGAAGAAGGCGTGCCGGTGGTGGTGCTGGCCTATACCCGCCTGCACGCGGGCGGCAAGTTCAACAAGAAAGAAGGCAACTCGGCCTACGCCTTTTCCGGCGGCCTGCATGGGGTCGGCGTGGCGGTCACCAACGCGCTGTCGCAGCGCATCGAGGTCGAGGTCAAGCGCGAGGGCAAGGTGCATCGCATCGTCTTCGCCGAGGGCGGCGAGAAGATCGGCCCTTTGGAGCAGATCGGCGAATGCGGCCAGCGCAACACCGGCACCACCGTCAAGGTGTGGCCCGATCCCAAGTATTTCGACGTCCCCCGTGCGCCCATGGCCGAGCTGGAGCGCCTGCTGCGCTCCAAGGCGGTGCTGCTGCCGGGCGTGGAAGTGCGCCTGGAGACAGAACAGCCCGACGGCAGCCTCGCGCGCAAGGAATGGCACTACCCGGGCGGCCTGGCGCAGTACCTGGCCGAGCAGGCCGGCGACATCGACCCGGTGGCGCCGCTGTTCACCGGCGAGAAGTATGCCGCCGCCGATGACGAGCACTTCGCCAACGGCGAAGGCGCCGCCTGGGCCTTCGGCTGGTTCGATCCGGCGATCGCCTCCGAATCCTATGTGAACCTCATCCCGACAGTGGCCGGCGGCACCCACGAATCCGGCCTGCGCGCCGGCGTGTTCGAGGCGGTCAAGAGCTTCATCGAACATCATGCGCTGCTGCCGCGCGGGCTCAAGCTGCAGCAGGACGACGTGTGCAACCGCATGAGCTTCGTGCTCTCGGCGCGCCTGCTCGACCCGCAGTTCCAGGGCCAGGTGAAGGAGAAGCTCAATTCCCGCGAGGCGGTCAAGCTCGTCTCCGGCATGGTGCGCGACCCCTTCGAAATCTGGCTCAACAACCATGTGGAGGCCGGCAAGGCCATTGCGGAGCTGGCGATCCGCGCCGCCACCGCCCGACAGAAGAACGCCAAGAAGGTGGAGAAGAAGAAGTCCTCAGGCGTCGCCGTGCTGCCGGGCAAGCTGTCGGACTGCGAGAGCGAGGACATCGACGACAACGAGATCTTCCTGGTGGAGGGCGATTCGGCCGGCGGCAGCGCCAAGCTGGCCCGCAACAAGGAGACCCAGGCCATCCTGCCGCTGCGCGGCAAGGTGCTCAACAGCTGGGAGGTGGACGCCGGCCGCCTCTACGCCAACAACGAGATCCACGACATCGCCGTGGCCCTGGGCGTGGACGCCCACGGCCCGGACGAACAGCCCGATCTCTCCGGCCTGCGCTATGGCAAGGTGGTGATCATGTCGGACGCCGACGTGGACGGCGCCCACATCCAGACCCTGCTGCTGACCCTGTTCTTCCGCCATTTCCCGCGGCTCATCGAACAGGGCCACATCTACATGGCGCAACCGCCGCTGTACCGCATCGACGTACCCGCCCAGGGCAAGAAGCGGCCGGCCCGCCGGCTGTATGCGCTGGACGACGGCGAGCTCAACGCGATCCGCGACCGCATGGTGAGCGAAGGCTTCAAGCCCGAAGCCATCGAGGTGGGCCGCTTCAAGGGCCTGGGCGAAATGAACCCGGAGCAGTTGCGCGAGACCACCATGGACCCGGCCACCCGCCGCGTGCTGCCGGTGCAGGTGCGCCCCGAGGCCATGGAGGAGACCGTCCGCCTGTTCACCCTGCTCATGGGCAAGGGCGAAGCCTCGGGCCGACGCGCCTGGATGGAAGAGAAAGGCGATACGGTCGAAGCCGACATTTGACGCGCCCGGGCCGAGATATATACTGACGATATATTCCACATCGAGCACCACGCCATGGATACCGCAAAGCTCTTCATCAATGGCCGCAGCCAGGCGGTCCGTCTGCCCAAGGAATTCCGCTTCGAAGGCGACGAGGTGTTCATCAA
The nucleotide sequence above comes from Nitrogeniibacter mangrovi. Encoded proteins:
- a CDS encoding DNA topoisomerase IV subunit B, producing the protein MASNKTYDESSFRVLKGLEPVRERPGMYTRTDSPAHIIQEVIDNAADEALAGQAKRISVTVYRDGAITVADDGRGIPVGLHPEEGVPVVVLAYTRLHAGGKFNKKEGNSAYAFSGGLHGVGVAVTNALSQRIEVEVKREGKVHRIVFAEGGEKIGPLEQIGECGQRNTGTTVKVWPDPKYFDVPRAPMAELERLLRSKAVLLPGVEVRLETEQPDGSLARKEWHYPGGLAQYLAEQAGDIDPVAPLFTGEKYAAADDEHFANGEGAAWAFGWFDPAIASESYVNLIPTVAGGTHESGLRAGVFEAVKSFIEHHALLPRGLKLQQDDVCNRMSFVLSARLLDPQFQGQVKEKLNSREAVKLVSGMVRDPFEIWLNNHVEAGKAIAELAIRAATARQKNAKKVEKKKSSGVAVLPGKLSDCESEDIDDNEIFLVEGDSAGGSAKLARNKETQAILPLRGKVLNSWEVDAGRLYANNEIHDIAVALGVDAHGPDEQPDLSGLRYGKVVIMSDADVDGAHIQTLLLTLFFRHFPRLIEQGHIYMAQPPLYRIDVPAQGKKRPARRLYALDDGELNAIRDRMVSEGFKPEAIEVGRFKGLGEMNPEQLRETTMDPATRRVLPVQVRPEAMEETVRLFTLLMGKGEASGRRAWMEEKGDTVEADI